Within the Telopea speciosissima isolate NSW1024214 ecotype Mountain lineage chromosome 4, Tspe_v1, whole genome shotgun sequence genome, the region AAAGTTCAAGACCCAAAAGTTCAACGTCCAGAACACCTATAAAATCAAGGAGCATCTGATGGAGGGGTCACATCTGACCCTATAGGGGATATCATATCGGCCTCAAGTAGGCGAGCAACGCCCTCCTCTAGCAGGGCCGCACCCTCCTCTGGCACCACGACACcatcctcaggagagacacGAGTCGCCACTACGGTTGCATGTAGCACTGTAGTGACCTCCGAGAACCCcaagaagtcataatcgggggtctTCTCCAAAATGCAAACCGCTAAGTCCCGGATGCCCATATTATATATCTCCTGGTTGTACTTATAGAAGTATGCAATGATCTCAGGAGATTGCTGGTACGCTGCCACCGTTGCTCACCAACCTCATGACTCTGCCTCAAGGCAtaaagctcctcctccaagacACAAACTCTAGTCGAGCTCTGAGCCAACGCAGTAGATGCAACCCTGAGCTCCTCAGCTATACTCCTCTCATGAGCAGCAGCCTCCTCCTGTGTGGCCTTGTGCCCCTAAAGCTCCTTCTCCAGGCCCTGCATCTCCCAAAAAGCAGAGCTCTCAAGATGAAGCACTGCCTCCGTGGCCCGATGCTGGACCTGCCACCAGCACAGCCATTTAAAAAATACATCCCAACTACGAGAAAAGCAATAACACAAAAAGCAAAGGATCGAGAGGCACGAATCATGGAAGCCATGTCCTGATAGAGGGTCTATGCCAGGAATGCATCGCTAAACCCCTGTATGACTGAACACTCAGCGGGAAGCCTTCCCATGTCCAGCCACTCTCGGTGCACACCACAGCTGGTCAATGTcgctccctcttgaagatcccaAGGAAGCACCAGAGGGGATGAGGTCGGCGGATCAACAGTCACGTCGGCAGAAGAAGAGACCACCCCTTTGCCTTTAGAGGGGGGTGGAGCAGAAGAACCAGGAGTAGTAGCAATAGGAGGTAACCGCGGAAGGATAACGTGTGGCCCGGTCCTCACTAAACTGGGAGGATCCGGACCCCCCCTTCTGTTGGTCCCAATGACCacggaaggagaagaagtaggaacTGGGGGACCAACCGCAGAAGAACCATCCCCAGGGGGGCACATTGAGTACTTCTCTTCCACAGGTTAGAGCAGAAGACACTGAGATCCGGTCATATGTCCATTGCATGAAAACATCCAATCAAGAACACAAGATAAGTCAGACAACAGGTACGTTAGAGGAAAAATACAGATGCAAACATCAAATACTAAGAGACCAAAGATCTTACTgggactcagcttccaaagaCATAGGAAGGCCTCGAAATCCAACTCATGGACGTCGAATGGATCGCATCCCTGACATCGCTGGAGAGAGTCGCGCTCAAAGTTGCTCAACTCAAGAGAGCGATTCACCCTCTTGATATCAATGGCCTCCCAGGTAGACCACAGTGCACATCGAGGGACTGTGGTGAAAAAGAAGCGGTCCCTCTAGTACTTAACCAAGCTAGTGATCCCCATAAGAGGATCGAGCGTGGTGAGAGACCCCCTAGGGAGACAACGGGCGAAGTGGTAgcacccaccttcccccttcttcagcACGTAGAAGTATGAGAATAGGGGAATGGTAGCAGCactgtcatgcccctatcccgagcttatgccacaagcccagtcaagagggtgattaggatgcacacatcaccccaAACCTAataggatcaacgacacagtgtcctgGCGCCTGATAAACACCCAAAGCCCCAcccaaaattttattgagtAAAAGGAAATATAATTCCGATATTTGTCAAAGTCATAAAGAGCGGAAGCATTAATTACAGAAGTAGTTATAATATGTTCAGCTGTCTAGGTGATAACATAATAATAGTACTGGCatcagctgaccatgacataactactcaaaattaTAATAAGGTAATACAGAGAATGTCTAAAACAGGCACAATGcctcaaaagaatcaaaagttgGGGAAGTATCCCTGAAGtatcagtgcccataagcacagtcatcacaggggcaactaTCGTCGTGTTCTTCCAACACGTACCCAAGTTCCTCTTTACCGATATGATCATACTCAGTCGGCTGTACATCCATGCCGGCTAAGTATCTGCcacctgcatcaaaatctaaaaagttgtgtaccTGTGgagttagctccactgagccagtgaggggaaaggggagtgtaCATACATACAAACAAGCACACacaatccatgatgcatgaaatgttaaattcatattttccacctaacaagcaAACTAAGTCATGACGTATACTACTATGAGAACTCGGGAgatactgagggtcacttatcctatcgccccagtgaaaccttaattatcacaagggacctgcacgtgtagaagccatcatgatcacccagtggcagaccccaaatagccatcactacccctatcctggcctctcccacctccacagatcACAGAtgctgttggcaagggtcgtagcatagggtaCAATAAATCCTTACTACAAATATACTACATTCATTtttatcgtcccgagaggtattccgggtgcatcaacgtcccattccatctagtaccagGGTACCAGCATTATATGGCGCATATAGACCAGGATGGCAAATAAGTAATTATCATATTTATAAGAATCACGGGGTTTCAGTACTAGTGGAatcggcaccgtaacccaatatcaCAATATAAAGCATCATGCTCGCATCTCATCAAATCATATCCACAGGTTTCATATATAaaatgcaacatggcaagaATGAATATAAACACagaaatcaataaataattctaactaatgcatccctataaatatatatatcaatcccaatcatcacccaaagcccacttaTTGATTGCTTGCTTGTCCACCGGGGTGTTTGGAACAGTTTGCTCTAAGGCACCCTCTTCCGTGCAAATTCCAAGGTCTGAGAATGCATGGAAATGGTGTTAGGagtatataggtgggtcccataaaatATCCCAACAAAAGAATATGATTTGGGCCAAGATAGcaggaacggatgaaggaacggaacCTGATGGGTGAATCCGGTCGTGGATCCGCCCAGGCCATGCCCAGAAAttatatggaacggactcacgggaGGATGCAGAATGTGAGTCCGCTCGTAGATCCGTTCCAACCCTGAGACACGCCCGAGAGCAACTTAGGATTCTGGGTTTTGGGAGGATTCATCTTAGGTGGGTCCGCTCGTAACTCTGCTCCGGAGGGAAAGCCATAATAGGCTGAGCGGACTAACGAacggatacacgacagtgagtccgATCGTTCGTCCGCTACTCCCCTTTTGAACAACGGAGAAGAgcatcacctccagcccttcatttaAGAATCCAATAGGATTTTAGGGTAGAGAAGATGAGCTCAGACCTTTGTTGGAGGTCTACCACACGAAGCCCAACAAGAATCACTTAGGGTCTTATGGATTTGGACCCATCTCCCAGGCTCCTTGcaaacctaagctaggtttaGAATGTTTGGACAGCATAAGGCCATTCCAAGGTCATAAATGCactaaagagagaaaatagaggtTCAAAGGGAGAAAATAATGAGGTTCCATGAGCTCTCCAGAGAACCCCCATGCTTGGAATCGATCCTCATAGGATTTCCAAACCtagaaatggaagagaggaagaggtaggtgaGGTCATTACCTCAAGGTTGAATCAATCGATGTCCTCCACCTCCATAGCCTCTCAAGTCgcttcttctccaagccttcaatgctccctcAGCTCCACGAtttgggtaggtagagaagtaaTGAGGTTTAAGGGTTAAGTTTTAGTCTTAAAGCTAATCTCCCtcctaaggtctgtttggcttgCAGCAAAATGAgcaaaactcattaaaaggcTTACTTAGCCCAAGGGTCCATCCAAAGGCAACCTATAACCCAAGGAAATGTAAGATTAAGGCTACCCTCGTCCAAGAGATAGAACTAGAGTGTCCGAAGTACAGGGTGTAGGTCCCACATAAGGAAAATACATAAAACCCAAGGATAGCACGAGCGGACTATCAGACGGATGCAGTGATATTGAATCCGCTCGTGCGTCCACTGCCGCTGTAAGGGCAGAAACCTAAGGAAAAAGGGTCGGGCTTTGACCCACGCTTCAGGGTCGACTAGAGTAAGACTTAGTATCATCTACAAGATTAAATCTTACCCCTTGACAGTCACGacatgtccttcgtgatcctGAACAACTTTCTAATAGCAATACTAAGCTCATCtccaaaggaggtatctaaTTGCGGGGACACCGGGTAAGCCTGTCGTTACTCCTTACTTTATAGACTCATGCTgggaggatgatcgacgaaatcaccatcgacaaatcttccccactgtcggttaaggaacctctcctccacaggcaggcccaTGATGTGGTCAacgatcttgtggctaggtttgaccataagTGAAAATaactcaccagcatacacgGCAGCAAAATCTATACGTCACACGAGAGAGAACATTAATAAATATTAAATCCGGGCAtgggtgtaacatcctccccaccttacaagaattttgtcctcaaaattatCGTACCTTATAGAAATCCCAGGGAAGGGTATTTCGCTCGTATTTCTACCTCGGCTTCTAAgaaagcttcttcttctgtgtggttgcaccacttcaccttcacataatgaataggtCGGTTGCAAAGATTTACCACCTTACTGTCTAGAATCTTCTCAGGTTGTTCCTTATAAGACATATCTGCTGCCAACTCTGGTGGCTCCTGAGACAGGATGTGACTAGGATCATGTACATACTTTCGCAACATAGATATGTGAAAGACGTCGTGTACGCCATCGAGAGATGGTGGAAGTGCTAACCGATACGCCACTGGCCCAACCTTCGCAAGAATCTCATAAGGCCCAATATATCTCGGGCTTAATTTGCCCTTCTTACTGAACCGCATTACACCCTTTGTAGGTGACACCTTAAGAAATACCTTATCTCCGACGAGGAACTCTAGGTCCTTTCACCTCTGGTTGGCATAGCCCTTTTGCCTTGACTGGGTAGCTTTAATTCTTTCCCGGATCAAATCCACTTTTTCACATGTTGATTGTATTAGTTTTGGCCTAAGAATGCGCTGCTCACCTACCTCGTCCCAATACAAGGGAGttcgacacttcttcccatactatGCCTCAAAGGGTGCCATCCCAATAGTAGCCTGGTAGCTGTTGTTATAGGCAAACTCGATAAGTGAAATGTGCTCATCCTAGCTACCCTACATAACTATGGCACAAGCCCGAAGCATGTCCTCCAATGTCTGTATCATCCTTTTTGACTAACCGTCGGTCTGAGGATGGAAGGTAGTGCTAAAGCTCAACAAAGTACCCATAGATCTTTGGAATCCACCCTAGAATTTGGAAGTGAACCTAGGATCCCGATCCGAGATAATGCCGATTGGAACTCCATGTAGGCAAACCACGTTATCAAGTGTACAAATAGGCCATCTTTGTCAACCTATCCATAATGATCCATATAGCATCAACACCCCTAGGTGTACGGGGTAATCCtgtgacgaagtccatagtcacgtgctcccatttccattctggcACATGCAATGATTGCAACAGTCCATGGGGATGTTGTCTATCTGCCTTCACTTGTTGAAAAGTGAGGCATCGGGCTACATACTCAGCTACTTCCCTTTTCATCCCGCTCCACCAGTAATGTCCTTCAGGTCCCTATATATCTTAATACTACCTGGGTGAATCGAGTAAGGGGATTCATGTGCTTCTGCCAATACTTCCTTAGCTGGTCATTCTTGGGAACACATAGACGATCTCTAAACTTGAGGACACCGCCATCCTTCAATGTGAAGTCCAGATCATGCTGTGTGTCACCCTGGATGGCTTCAATGATTCCCTTATAATGTTCATCTAAAGCTTTAGCTGCTTTAATCTTTTCAACTAAAGTGGACTGCACCGTTAGAGATGCCAAGGACAGGGTAACACCTTCTACTAATAATTCCAAATCCATCTTCCTAGCTTCTTCAATAAGTTCCTTGCTGACAGCCAGGGATGCGATAGATAAGGTCTGTGATTTTTGACTGAGAGCGTCTGCAACCACATTTACTTTGCCTGGATGGTAATGAATAGTGTAGTCATAATCTTTCATAAGTTCTAACCAGCGTCTCTATCTCATATTAAGTTCCTTCTGAGTAAAGAAATACTTGATGCTTTTATGGTCGCTGTAAATCTCACTTTTCTCTCCATACAGATAATGTCTCCAGATCTTTAGGGCAAAGACCACAATTGCCAACTCTAGATCATGAGTTGGATAATTCCTTTCGTATTCCTTCAACTGATGAGAAGCGTAGGCCACCACTTTATCACCTTGCATTAGCACACAACCAAGTCCCAACTTTGACGCATCACAGTAgactaccattcctccagtacCATTTGGTATAGTAAGTACTGGAGCAGAGATCAGTCGCTACTTCAGATCCTAGAAATTCTTTTCACATTCGTCCAACCACTCGAATTTCACTCCCTTTCAGGTCAATCGAGTCATAGGAGAagagattttttgaaaaattctctATGAATCTCCTATAGTAACCGGCTAGACCAAGAAAACTGTGAATAtctgccacattcttgggtgtctcccaatCAACTACTGATTGTACCTTTCtggggtcaacttcaataccctttgTAGATACCAAATGGCCTAAAAAAGCCACTTGTTGTAGCCAGAACTCACACTTGTTGAACTTTGCATATAACTGCTTTTCTCTCAACCGCTGAAGTACAAATCGAAGATGGtcagcgtgctcttcttcactccttgagtagaccaggatgtcatcaataaacacaataacatatttatccaacacatcatgaaacaccctgttcattaactccataaaaGCTAGCGGGCCATTGGTTAGCCCGAAAGACAtaactaggaattcataatggcCATATCGTGATCTAAACAAGGTCTTGCTGATGTCACCGTCTCTAATCTTCAGCTGGTGGTACCCAGAGCGGAGGTCAATTTTAAAGAAAACCCTCGCACCTTGCAACTGATCAAATAAATCATCGATCCTTGGTAACAAATACCGATTCTTGATTTTcagcttgttgagttcacggtagtcaatgcat harbors:
- the LOC122659293 gene encoding uncharacterized protein LOC122659293, with translation MVVYCDASKLGLGCVLMQGDKVVAYASHQLKEYERNYPTHDLELAIVVFALKIWRHYLYGEKSKVNVVADALSQKSQTLSIASLAVSKELIEEARKMDLELLVEGVTLSLASLTVQSTLVEKIKAAKALDEHYKGIIEAIQGDTQHDLDFTLKDGGVLKFRDRLCVPKNDQLRKYWQKHMNPLTRFTQVQHRATEAVLHLESSAFWEMQGLEKEL